A genomic stretch from Capricornis sumatraensis isolate serow.1 chromosome 4, serow.2, whole genome shotgun sequence includes:
- the LOC138078997 gene encoding olfactory receptor 9K2-like — MGDRGTSNHSEVTDFILVSFRVRAELHVLLFLLFLLIYTMILLGNIGMMVIIMTDPRLNTPMYFFLGNLSFIDLFYSSVIAPKAMINFWSESKSISFAGCVTQLFLFALFIVTEGFLLAAMAYDRFIAICNPLLYSVQMSTHLCVQLLAGSYFCGCISSVLQTSMTFTLSFCASRTIDHFYCDDRPLQRISCSDLYIHKLVSFFLCSIIILPTIIVIIVSYIYIVSTVLKIRSTEGRKKVFSTCSSHLGVVSVLYGAVFFMYLTPDPFPELSKVASLCYTLVTPMLNPLIYSLRNKDVKEALRKSLEKRYFNSIFTVM; from the coding sequence ATGGGTGACAGGGGAACAAGCAACCACTCAGAAGTGACTGACTTCATTCTTGTCAGCTTCAGGGTCCGCGCAGAGCTCCACGTTCTCCTCTTCCTGCTATTTCTACTTATCTACACCATGATCCTTCTAGGAAATATTGGCATGATGGTCATTATTATGACTGACCCCCGGCTGAACACACCAATGTATTTCTTCCTAGGCAACCTCTCCTTCATTGATCTCTTCTATTCATCTGTTATTGCACCCAAGGCTATGATCAACTTCTGGTCTGAGAGCAAGTCCATCTCATTTGCAGGCTGTGTGACCCAGCTCTTTCTCTTCGCCCTCTTCATTGTGACCGAGGGGTTTCTCCTGGCAGCCATGGCTTATGACCGCTTCATTGCCATCTGCAACCCACTCCTCTACTCTGTCCAGATGTCAACACATCTCTGTGTTCAGTTGTTGGCTGGTTCCTATTTTTGTGGCTGCATCAGCTCAGTTCTTCAAACCAGCATGACATTTACTTTATCCTTTTGTGCATCTCGGACCATTGACCATTTTTACTGTGATGACCGTCCACTTCAGAGGATTTCTTGTTCTGATCTCTATATTCATaagttggtttcttttttcttatgcAGCATTATCATTTTGCCTACCATAATTGTCATTAttgtgtcatatatatatatagtatccaCAGTTCTAAAAATACGCTCCACTGAGGGGCGAAAGAAAGTCTTCTCCACTTGCAGCTCTCACCTAGGAGTCGTGAGTGTACTGTATGGTGCTGTATTTTTTATGTATCTCACTCCTGATCCATTTCCTGAGTTGAGTAAAGTAGCTTCCTTATGTTACACCCTAGTCACTCCTATGTTGAATCCTTTGATTTACTCTCTGAGGAACAAAGATGTCAAAGAAGCTCTGAGAAAGAGCCTAGAGAAAAGAtactttaattctatttttacagTGATGTAA